One window of Quercus robur chromosome 5, dhQueRobu3.1, whole genome shotgun sequence genomic DNA carries:
- the LOC126728340 gene encoding uncharacterized mitochondrial protein AtMg00810-like, with protein MDVKNAFLNGDLHEEVYMQPPLGYPHSGNQVCRLRRTLYGLKQAPRAWFEKFSSVVAQQGFTSSPHDTALFVRRSSAGITLILLYVDDMIITGDDSAGIRSLQNFLSQHFEMKDLGTLSYFLGLEVTSSSDGYYLSQAKYASDLLSKAGVTDNKTVSTPLEYNAKLTPLDGEPISDATRYRQLVGSLIYLTVTRLDISHAVGMVSKFMDAPRSVHYAAVLRILRYVKGTLYHGLHYSSRSSLELHAYSDADWAGDPTDRCSITGFCFLLGTSLVSWRSKKQDVVSRSSTEAEYRALADTTCELVWLRWLLADMDAPQPTATPLYCDNRSAIYIAHNDVFHERTKHIEIDCHITRQHLKKGNLKLFSISSANQPADIFTKTHPPGCSTSALIVSSTFAFGNSLSSLEQLHILITEYMTAQFCSDLMMIIMVFLTA; from the exons atggatgtgaagaatgctttcctcaatggagacctccatgaagaagtgtacatgcaaccaccccttggctatccacactcaggcaatcaagtttgccgccttcgccgtactctttatggcctcaagcaggctcctcgagcttggtttgagaagtttagctcagttgttgctcagcagggtttcacttcgagtcctcatgacactgctctctttgttcgacgatcctctgctggtatcactcttattctcctttatgttgatgatatgattattactggagatgattctgcaggtatccgctctcttcagaacttccttagtcagcattttgagatgaaagatctgggcactctcagctattttcttgggcttgaggttacctcatcctctgatggatactatctttcccaggctaaatatgcttctgatcttctctccaaagccggtgtcactgataacaagactgtttccactccttTGGAATACAATGCTAAGCTTACACCCTTGGACGGTGAACCTATATCCGATGCTACTCGCTATCGTCAGTTGGTTGGCAGtttgatctatctcactgttacACGTCTGGATATTTCACATGCcgtgggtatggttagtaagttcatggatgcacctcgttctgtccactatgctgctgttcttcggattctccgatatgtcaaaggcacactttatcatggtctgcattactcctctcgatcttctctcgagcttcatgcttattcagatgctgactgggcaggtgatccgactgatcgatgctctatcacaggtttctgtttcctgttaggtacttctctggtctcgtggcgcagcaagaagcaggatgtggtttcccgttccagtactgaggctgagtatcgtgcccttgccgacaccacttgtgagcttgtttggcttcgctggctattggctgacatggatgctccacagcccactgccactcctctttattgtgacaatcgtagtgctatctacattgctcataatgatgtcttccatgaacgcactaagcatattgagatcgactgccacatcactcgacagcatcttaagaaaggaaatctcaAGTTATTCTCCATTTCCTCTGCTAACCAACCTGCTGATATCTTTACCAAGACTCACCCGCCTG GATGTTCAACATCTGCTTTGATTGTTTCTTCAACTTTTGCATTTGGGAACTCTTTATCATCACTTG AACAATTACATATTTTGATAACAGAATATATGACTGCACAATTCTGCAGTGATCTGATGATGATCATAATGGTTTTTCTAACAGCCTGA